One segment of Nomia melanderi isolate GNS246 chromosome 10, iyNomMela1, whole genome shotgun sequence DNA contains the following:
- the LOC116430367 gene encoding uncharacterized protein LOC116430367, with protein sequence MRYSGSNLLGYAVSAFILFVTVTRAENGVSCKDHQGRSYETGVSYILGSNPCTLCVCDNGNPKLCRAFVCTKFPEEDCKSFLRGDSCCQYICLDDTLSSLLNYKTDGIGNNATDTTANYDIGLRSVASFVTAVLSLSLLFFLIHRLRQRKIRVCVAGRQNRQLAEDQRNLGSMGYLERDGLSYGVPMDDIPCGANYPLWKPPSNYFPRGEAPPPYEEAVAAARAEQALLSMNPQALPQLNFPNSYLTDVTNRTNISLVGSTQSGINGNTSTLICDNSIADSSGLTSTPNRPISNPNIYSSYRQSNQNETSQGISVGTSTTNFTMGTNTYENLPTTIGIPNFANQHSDVTVQPVSNLQTSVSKNYQTHTTLPRQTAGAFTISATLSNSNITSHRTIPRTLTSTRTATKLHGIINDYSKNELLRPSPTSDSSNLSSLIAQQDVLTDKENRNATTFYQEVQLQPSSTPSSSRQQQNETHQSDHRPDETHTYKPPLNVANEMNDEGSFESVACTCSMQALPTLHDDTDDYRSECENCKSATGSRYYLDNEIELITSPHETMTLHRRPDETTSSTTPQYYRTSLTLPISTRQRARSTGVRENWFSTMPQSSTESSDEN encoded by the exons ATGAGATACAGCGGCAGTAACCTTCTCGGTTATGCAGTCTCCGCGTTTATTCTATTTGTTACTG TCACTCGTGCGGAGAACGGTGTCTCCTGCAAAGATCATCAAGGACGATCTTACGAAACTGGGGTATCCTACATTCTTGGCTCGAATCCTTGTACGTTGTGTGTTTGCGATAATGGCAATCCGAAACTTTGTAGAGCATTCGTTTGCACCAAATTCCCAGAG GAAGATTGTAAATCTTTCCTACGTGGAGATAGTTGTTGCCAGTATATTTGCCTGGATGATACCTTATCGTCtctattaaattacaaaaccgaTGGAATTGGCAACAATGCGACCGATACTACTGCAAATTACGATATAGGGCTGAGATCTGTTGCTAGTTTTGTAACGGCTGTGTTGTCACTGAgcctattattttttttaatacatcgCTTACGCCAAAGAAAAATAAGAG TTTGCGTGGCAGGAAGACAGAACAGACAATTGGCAGAGGACCAAAGAAATTTAGGTAGTATGGGATACTTGGAACGAGACGGATTATCGTACGGCGTTCCTATGGATGACATTCCATGTGGGGCTAATTATCCGTTATGGAAGCCACCCAGCAATTATTTTCCGCGCGGAGAAGCTCCACCGCCTTACGAAGAAGCTGTCGCAGCGGCGAGAGCGGAACAGGCCCTTCTATCCATGAACCCTCAAGCGCTTCCGCAACTTAATTTTCCAAACAGTTATTTGACCGATGTCACTAATCGTACTAATATATCGCTTGTAGGAAGCACGCAAAGCGGCATAAATGGCAATACGTCCACGCTGATATGCGACAATAGTATTGCAGATTCAAGTGGCTTAACATCCACGCCCAATAGACCAATTTcaaatccaaatatatattctaGCTATCGCCAATCCAATCAAAATGAAACATCTCAAGGTATCAGTGTAGGAACATCCACTACGAATTTTACCATGGGGACGAATACTTACGAGAACTTACCGACCACCATCGGAATTCCAAACTTTGCCAATCAGCATTCCGATGTAACTGTACAACCCGTGTCAAACTTGCAAACCTCCGTTTCGAAAAATTATCAGACGCATACTACTCTTCCTCGTCAAACGGCAGGAGCATTTACAATATCCGCGACTTTGTCCAATTCTAATATAACTTCTCATCGTACAATTCCTAGGACTTTAACCTCCACTCGTACCGCTACCAAATTGCATGGTATCATAAACGATTATTCCAAGAATGAATTGCTTCGACCCTCGCCGACCAGCGATTCGTCAAATTTATCATCATTGATTGCGCAACAAGATGTATTGACCgacaaagaaaacagaaatgCAACTACATTTTATCAAGAGGTACAACTACAACCCTCTTCTACTCCTTCTTCGTCGAGACAACAACAGAACGAAACACACCAGTCGGATCACCGACCCGACGAGACTCATACCTACAAG CCACCGCTGAACGTGGCCAATGAAATGAACGACGAAGGAAGTTTCGAATCTGTGGCATGCACGTGTAGCATGCAAGCCCTTCCCACTCTTCACGATGATACCGACGACTACAGAAGCGAATGTGAAAATTGCAAAAGTGCGACAGGTTCTCGTTACTATTTGGACAACGAGATTGAATTGATTACATCTCCGCATGAAACGATGACGTTGCACAGAAGACCAGACGAAACAACGTCGAGTACTACTCCTCAATATTACAGAACTTCACTTACACTGCCCATAAGTACTCGTCAGCGAGCCAG AAGTACCGGAGTTCGAGAAAATTGGTTCAGCACCATGCCACAAAGTTCTACAGAATCATcggatgaaaattaa
- the LOC116430374 gene encoding very-long-chain 3-oxoacyl-CoA reductase yields the protein MMLTCGEKISLVVLAVIGLRILLKVGIVLWRKLIAPSFGFGIDVRTQGRWAVVTGATSGIGKAFAEQLARKGLDVVLVSRSLEKLEEVAAEIKQYGVQVRVVEADLCQGQAVFAKIAKATEDLEIGVVVNNAGASYEHPELFTELEEKCLAEILQLNVAAVTGIARVFLPRMFERRKGVLINLSSALGVMPSPYLSVYAASKAYVVKLSSDLAAEAKRNGVTVQCLIPCVVATKMSKIKKSTWMAPSPDTYVESSLKTLGIEPCTAGYSPHFLVIAFIHGLCCVCEKGAVWLISKTMNNIRSRALKKKAKLMKENTKDSVATE from the exons ATGATGCTGACATGCGGGGAAAAGATATCTCTAGTCGTATTGGCGGTGATCGGTCTGCGGATTCTATTAAAAGTCGGTATAGTCCTGTGGAGAAAACTGATCGCGCCTAGTTTCGGTTTCGGAATCGACGTGAGAACGCAAGGTAGATGGGCAGTGGTTACCGGTGCTACCAGTGGAATCGGGAAAGCGTTCGCGGAGCAACTCGCCAGAAAAGGTCTGGACGTCGTATTGGTATCCCGATCCTTGGAAAAGCTCGAAGAGGTCGCGGCTGAGATCAAACAGTACGGCGTGCAGGTTCGTGTCGTGGAGGCAGACTTGTGCCAAGGTCAAGCAGTGTTCGCAAAGATCGCCAAAGCGACCGAGGATCTCGag ATCGGCGTGGTCGTGAACAACGCCGGAGCCAGTTACGAGCATCCAGAGTTATTTACCGAACTCGAGGAGAAATGTTTGGCAGAGATTTTGCAGCTGAACGTGGCAGCTGTGACGGGGATCGCACGAGTCTTTCTTCCGAGAATGTTTGAGCGTAGAAAAGGAGTTCTCATCAATCTAAGTTCGGCGTTGGGGGTGATGCCTAGTCCTTACTTGTCCGTTTATGCCGCGAGTAAAGCTTACGTAGTGAAGCTTAGCTCCGACTTGGCCGCGGAAGCGAAAAGAAACGGAGTCACTGTTCAATGTTTGATACCATGCGTCGTAGCCACCAAGATGTCAAAGATCAA GAAATCGACGTGGATGGCTCCCTCCCCTGACACGTACGTCGAATCGTCGTTAAAGACGCTCGGCATCGAGCCCTGTACAGCTGGCTATTCTCCACATTTCTTGGTCATCGCTTTCATACACGGATTGTGCTGCGTATGCGAGAAAGGTGCTGTTTGGTTGATCTCGAAAACGATGAACAACATAAGGTCGCGCGCTTTAAAGAAAAAGGCCAAGTTAATGAAAGAGAACACAAAGGATTCCGTTGCTACCGAATAA
- the LOC116430354 gene encoding uncharacterized protein LOC116430354 isoform X2: MIPSKDTRARKRRKDGNTAIRHLRRDPRQAAIVSRKKKFAKKKRGKQDTSRQKEASRLNKPNMGSAIAGSFDKDSVFCQYSIAERFVKSILKWKCPIPKAEFNDISKVIVERLVHVLDCTCPQNEDRKSQQLRFLADTIACWISGVLSDVAKHQEKNLEEICKKKETEWAAAEGEEEELEEDQEEEQEEDDEDEKVSEDVDETGDESEDEGGGEGMGEGEGEGEGEGEGEGEGEGEGEDKDKHAGIGRDVDQEQDKDEEVKDNGGKETEQTSIVDADDERKNDIGGVTESVSQLDNQDVKIVHVKDNEEIDVITEQATMEEEVETKYVKTAVPLETVARMEMESEQDTESIAGTNGTRKSVTEADTNTEAKIEIAKEVEVKSKVDSEVGMETEPDTETETETETVTEIEAETGAEATEETEAKGRIEEPEEGNDNEIVSADEEKTDYSMPSELEELQVETKVPSTLLSGEKVTPEEEGWKDALVKGDLEELFKSDIPFLTFGKIIDTVYKMIESTPENTAEDPVTNGIHRAIYEKLTNIVMLEDPNLLTEELKDVVDVVCGKIANWLKTILSKSEMAFMEQCMPVVESKEIRDWTKWLEHISDVAIDWNIWLRGVIEHIFRMSYAKVTRGEWKDWTKSVDTGALLWRKFHLQTIHQAHRNVTMLTGRNIVKTGTKTPCTVSEQLIFSTELHA, translated from the exons ATGATACCTTCGAAGGATACCCGCgccaggaaaagaagaaaagatggGAACACTGCGATAAGACACCTTCGAAGAGATCCAAG GCAAGCGGCGATTGTTTCGCGAAAGAAAAAATTTGCAAAGAAGAAGAGGGGTAAACAAGATACGTCGAGGCAAAAAGAAGCGAGTAGATTAAATAAACCAAACATGGGTTCTGCGATCGCCGGATCGTTTGATAAAGATTCGGTGTTTTGTCAATATTCGATAGCCGAGCGTTTCgtgaaaagtatattaaagtgGAAATGTCCAATTCCCAAGGCGGAATTCAACGACATCTCGAAAGTGATCGTTGAACGTTTGGTTCATGTTCTCGACTGCACTTGTCCGCAGAACGAAGACCGTAAATCCCAGCAATTGCGCTTCTTAGCTGACACTATAGCCTGTTGGATATCCGGAGTGTTATCGGACGTTGCGAAACATCAGGAGAAGAATCTCGAAGAGATatgtaaaaagaaagaaacagaatggGCAGCGGCGGAAGGGGAGGAAGAGGAACTGGAAGAGGATCAGGAAGAGGAACAGGAAGAGGATGACGAGGATGAGAAAGTGAGCGAAGACGTAGACGAAACCGGAGATGAGAGCGAGGACGAGGGCGGGGGGGAGGGCATGGGCGAAGGCGAAGGCGAGGGCGAGGGCGAGGGCGAGGGCGAGGGCGAGGGCGAGGGCGAGGGCGAGGACAAAGATAAACACGCAGGCATAGGCAGGGATGTAGACCAGGAACAAGACAAGGATGAAGAAGTAAAGGACAATGGGGGTAAGGAAACAGAGCAAACTTCCATTGTCGATGCGGACGACGAGAGGAAAAATGATATAGGCGGTGTAACGGAATCGGTGAGCCAACTAGACAATCAGGACGTGAAAATTGTGCACGTGAAAGACAACGAAGAGATTGACGTTATAACGGAGCAAGCAACGAtggaagaagaagtagaaacgAAATACGTGAAAACGGCTGTACCTTTAGAAACGGTAGCGAGAATGGAAATGGAAAGTGAACAGGATACCGAGTCAATTGCAGGAACAAATGGGACAAGAAAATCGGTAACGGAAGCAGATACAAACACGGAagcgaaaattgaaatagcaAAAGAGGTCGAAGTAAAATCAAAGGTTGACTCGGAAGTGGGAATGGAAACGGAACCGGATacggaaacggaaacggaaacggaaacggTAACGGAAATCGAAGCGGAAACGGGTGCGGAGGCAACAGAAGAAACTGAAGCAAAAGGAAGAATCGAGGAACCAGAAGAAGGAAAcgataatgaaattgtttcggCAGATgaggaaaaaaccgattactCTATGCCTTCGGAACTGGAAGAACTACAAGTTGAAACAAAAGTTCCATCTACTTTGTTATCAGGAGAGAAAGTTACACCTGAAGAAGAAGGATGGAAAGACGCACTGGTTAAAGGGGATCTGGAGGAATTGTTTAAAAGTGACATCCCATTCTTGACCTTTGGTAAAATTATCGATACCGTTTACAAAATGATCGAGAGTACTCCAGAAAACACGGCCGAAGATCCAGTAACGAACGGTATACACCGTGCGATTTACGAGAAATTAACCAATATCGTGATGTTGGAGGATCCCAACCTCTTGACGGAAGAACTAAAAGATGTCGTAGACGTGGTATGTGGAAAAATTGCAAATTGGTTGAAAACTATTTTGAGCAAATCGGAAATGGCGTTCATGGAGCAATGCATGCCAGTGGTGGAATCGAAGGAAATCAGAGATTGGACAAAATGGCTCGAACACATTAGCGACGTGGCTATAGATTGGAATATCTGGTTGCGAGGTGTGATCGAACACATCTTTCGGATGAGTTACGCGAAAGTGACGCGGGGCGAATGGAAAGATTGGACGAAATCCGTTGATACTGGAGCTTTGCTCTGGAGAAAATTTCATCTGCAAACTATACATCAAGCGCACCGTAACGTTACAATGTTGACCGGTCGCAACATCGTTAAAACTGGAACTAAAACACCTTGCACTGTTTCGGAACAGCTAATTTTCAGCACGGAACTACACGCGTAA
- the LOC116430354 gene encoding uncharacterized protein LOC116430354 isoform X1, whose product MEKNDDSPEDVKRATSVEREIKRGEKDDTFEGYPRQEKKKRWEHCDKTPSKRSKRQKSKLNGDCCETRKSLKKKAKKFTKVSVFGEPCTFPKLNIIPRHCLTKQDHINILATESRKCPADCQKRIVLRRLRPVSQRTKELAQPPRRRMLISLQEGTAVLPPALLDNLVRTLENETCLTPEQAAIVSRKKKFAKKKRGKQDTSRQKEASRLNKPNMGSAIAGSFDKDSVFCQYSIAERFVKSILKWKCPIPKAEFNDISKVIVERLVHVLDCTCPQNEDRKSQQLRFLADTIACWISGVLSDVAKHQEKNLEEICKKKETEWAAAEGEEEELEEDQEEEQEEDDEDEKVSEDVDETGDESEDEGGGEGMGEGEGEGEGEGEGEGEGEGEGEDKDKHAGIGRDVDQEQDKDEEVKDNGGKETEQTSIVDADDERKNDIGGVTESVSQLDNQDVKIVHVKDNEEIDVITEQATMEEEVETKYVKTAVPLETVARMEMESEQDTESIAGTNGTRKSVTEADTNTEAKIEIAKEVEVKSKVDSEVGMETEPDTETETETETVTEIEAETGAEATEETEAKGRIEEPEEGNDNEIVSADEEKTDYSMPSELEELQVETKVPSTLLSGEKVTPEEEGWKDALVKGDLEELFKSDIPFLTFGKIIDTVYKMIESTPENTAEDPVTNGIHRAIYEKLTNIVMLEDPNLLTEELKDVVDVVCGKIANWLKTILSKSEMAFMEQCMPVVESKEIRDWTKWLEHISDVAIDWNIWLRGVIEHIFRMSYAKVTRGEWKDWTKSVDTGALLWRKFHLQTIHQAHRNVTMLTGRNIVKTGTKTPCTVSEQLIFSTELHA is encoded by the exons ATGGAAAAGAACGACGATTCACCGGAAGACGTTAAACGGGCTACGTCCGTTGAGCGTGAAATAAAAAGGGGGGAAAAGGATGATACCTTCGAAGGATACCCGCgccaggaaaagaagaaaagatggGAACACTGCGATAAGACACCTTCGAAGAGATCCAAG cgGCAGAAAAGCAAATTGAACGGAGACTGTTGCGAGACACGCAAGAGTCTAAAGAAAAAGGCGAAGAAATTCACAAAGGTTTCGGTGTTTGGCGAACCGTGTACGTTTCCAAAGCTAAACATAATACCTAGACATTGCTTGACGAAACAAGACCACATTAATATATTGGCGACGGAGAG TCGCAAGTGTCCGGCCGATTGCCAAAAGAGAATTGTACTCCGGAGGTTAAGACCCGTGTCGCAACGAACCAAGGAATTGGCTCAACCGCCGAGGCGACGAATGTTGATAAGTTTACAAGAAGGCACGGCTGTGTTGCCACCAGCACTTTTGGACAATCTCGTGCGAACCTTGGAGAATGAAACATGCCTGACTCCGGA GCAAGCGGCGATTGTTTCGCGAAAGAAAAAATTTGCAAAGAAGAAGAGGGGTAAACAAGATACGTCGAGGCAAAAAGAAGCGAGTAGATTAAATAAACCAAACATGGGTTCTGCGATCGCCGGATCGTTTGATAAAGATTCGGTGTTTTGTCAATATTCGATAGCCGAGCGTTTCgtgaaaagtatattaaagtgGAAATGTCCAATTCCCAAGGCGGAATTCAACGACATCTCGAAAGTGATCGTTGAACGTTTGGTTCATGTTCTCGACTGCACTTGTCCGCAGAACGAAGACCGTAAATCCCAGCAATTGCGCTTCTTAGCTGACACTATAGCCTGTTGGATATCCGGAGTGTTATCGGACGTTGCGAAACATCAGGAGAAGAATCTCGAAGAGATatgtaaaaagaaagaaacagaatggGCAGCGGCGGAAGGGGAGGAAGAGGAACTGGAAGAGGATCAGGAAGAGGAACAGGAAGAGGATGACGAGGATGAGAAAGTGAGCGAAGACGTAGACGAAACCGGAGATGAGAGCGAGGACGAGGGCGGGGGGGAGGGCATGGGCGAAGGCGAAGGCGAGGGCGAGGGCGAGGGCGAGGGCGAGGGCGAGGGCGAGGGCGAGGGCGAGGACAAAGATAAACACGCAGGCATAGGCAGGGATGTAGACCAGGAACAAGACAAGGATGAAGAAGTAAAGGACAATGGGGGTAAGGAAACAGAGCAAACTTCCATTGTCGATGCGGACGACGAGAGGAAAAATGATATAGGCGGTGTAACGGAATCGGTGAGCCAACTAGACAATCAGGACGTGAAAATTGTGCACGTGAAAGACAACGAAGAGATTGACGTTATAACGGAGCAAGCAACGAtggaagaagaagtagaaacgAAATACGTGAAAACGGCTGTACCTTTAGAAACGGTAGCGAGAATGGAAATGGAAAGTGAACAGGATACCGAGTCAATTGCAGGAACAAATGGGACAAGAAAATCGGTAACGGAAGCAGATACAAACACGGAagcgaaaattgaaatagcaAAAGAGGTCGAAGTAAAATCAAAGGTTGACTCGGAAGTGGGAATGGAAACGGAACCGGATacggaaacggaaacggaaacggaaacggTAACGGAAATCGAAGCGGAAACGGGTGCGGAGGCAACAGAAGAAACTGAAGCAAAAGGAAGAATCGAGGAACCAGAAGAAGGAAAcgataatgaaattgtttcggCAGATgaggaaaaaaccgattactCTATGCCTTCGGAACTGGAAGAACTACAAGTTGAAACAAAAGTTCCATCTACTTTGTTATCAGGAGAGAAAGTTACACCTGAAGAAGAAGGATGGAAAGACGCACTGGTTAAAGGGGATCTGGAGGAATTGTTTAAAAGTGACATCCCATTCTTGACCTTTGGTAAAATTATCGATACCGTTTACAAAATGATCGAGAGTACTCCAGAAAACACGGCCGAAGATCCAGTAACGAACGGTATACACCGTGCGATTTACGAGAAATTAACCAATATCGTGATGTTGGAGGATCCCAACCTCTTGACGGAAGAACTAAAAGATGTCGTAGACGTGGTATGTGGAAAAATTGCAAATTGGTTGAAAACTATTTTGAGCAAATCGGAAATGGCGTTCATGGAGCAATGCATGCCAGTGGTGGAATCGAAGGAAATCAGAGATTGGACAAAATGGCTCGAACACATTAGCGACGTGGCTATAGATTGGAATATCTGGTTGCGAGGTGTGATCGAACACATCTTTCGGATGAGTTACGCGAAAGTGACGCGGGGCGAATGGAAAGATTGGACGAAATCCGTTGATACTGGAGCTTTGCTCTGGAGAAAATTTCATCTGCAAACTATACATCAAGCGCACCGTAACGTTACAATGTTGACCGGTCGCAACATCGTTAAAACTGGAACTAAAACACCTTGCACTGTTTCGGAACAGCTAATTTTCAGCACGGAACTACACGCGTAA